The segment ACTAATCCCTCAGAAACAGACTCATTCATATCAACAATAGCCTTAGTTCTATTTTTAAACTGAATGTCTTTAAAGAGCTCCCAACCTTGTCTAATAATATCATGCTCACTAGCATTATTATAATTAATAAGTGAATGTCCTACATAAATTTCTGGCTTACTAGCTACCTGCTGTAAAAAACTATAGTTAGCAGCTGTAGAGATAACAAGAACATTCAACCCTTCTTCATTAAATATTTTCACAACAGATTGATCTACTTCTCTGAAAAACTTTCTTATCATATCATCTTGCAAATCTGGATCACTTTTTAAATCTAAATTCGTCACATAATATGGATTTTCAGTAAATGGAAAATTATCACGATGTATCTCTTGAGTGATAGTATCATTCATAGCTTCATATAAATGTACTCCCCCTTGAGAAAGAACTAATATAAAATACTCCTCAACACGACTAAAAGATTTAATCACAGATCGTATATCAAACTTATCACCAACAATCACTCAATCAGCATATGTAGGCCAAGTCAACCTTATATATTCTTTATTATTATTTGATAAGAAGATGTGCAAACTATCCAAATTAAGCCTTACATCAATTTCCTTGCCCACATTAACAATATTAGCCAAAAGAGGTTCTATCGTACTTCTTTCATATTTATCTAATACTTGTTTTTCGGCTTCAGCTAACAGATTTTTCAGTTGAATAGAATCTTTAGTAGTATCAGGGTGAACTCTATGCGTATTCATTGAAATTGTTACACTAGGATTATTCCTTTCGTTTGCTAATTGTAGTATTTTATCCTTCGTCGCCATAAAATAGAATTTTTAAAATTTAGTATTTCACTGATTATATGGTACTCATTCTATATACCCAACACGAACTTAGGATAAAATGTTCCTCATTTTTAAAAGTTACAATTAATCATATATAACCTGATAATCAATATATTAAAATGCAAAAAGGAAGAGAAAAATACATTTTAAAACAGTTGTTATATTAAAGAATGAAAAGAATAAGAGATAGATTAAGCTACTGTCGCAACTAATGAATTATATCTAAATATACAACATACAATTCTTGATTAATAAGTAAATTTTAGTTAAGGCCACAAGTAGATATTTAAAAGTAGGTATACCTAAATACATAAAAATATTTTTCAGACCAACCAAGCAGTTTTATTAGATATAAAGAAAAAACAATTGAAGTTTCAAATTATAGAAATCTTTAAAAATCAGCATAAAACAATCAATTTTATCGGATATTGCCGAATCTCATTCTTGCATAAACCTCTAGGTATAGGTAGCAAGATAAAATTCAAAGGAAACTACTAGATATGAGTTGCATCTATCTATCTATCTATCCATTACTAACTAAATCAAAAGATAAACATATACTAAAAGCCTAGTAAACTCTTTAAAGCCCGAGAGAGTTTCAAAATGAGATAAGAGGTATTGATTCTTTTAACCTCTCATATATTATGTGAATAGTTCCAATGACCATCTTAAACTTTAAATTAGTACCGATGGAATGTGAATATTTAGTGCCTAGATACCAAAAAGAGGGTATGTCGATCGACATACCCTCTTTTAATATATTTAAATCTCGCAAACTAATAAAGTTTTATACGAGAGGTGATTTATTCACCCTTTTTTCTAGCAGAATAAGTAATTTTCAATGCAGATGCCTGTCTTAATTCAGTCTTTACATCCGATACAATACCCATTTTTGTGTCTCCGTCAATTTTTAAAGATACACGCATAAGCGGTTTATCTTCTTCGTTCATAGATGCACGTTCTTGAGTTACAAACTCACGAATATCACCTTCTTGTGAAGCGAATGAATCATTGATTTGAACACGGCTAGCAGTACCACTTTTTCTATCAACTGGAGGTCCAATATAGATAAAAGTTACAAGTGATTTCTTTTCTAGCTTTTCTAGTTCTGTACCTTGAGGAACTTGAAATTTAACTTTTAAAGATACTTCACGCATAGTAGTTACGATCATGAAGAAGAATAAAAGTGTAAAAATTAAGTCGGGTAAAGAAGAAGTATTCAGCGTAGGCATACCCCTTTTTCCGGTTTTATTAAACTTTCCCATTATTTTTTCCCTCCATAAGTTTTAGGCACAGCTTCTGAAATCTTCTGTGGATAAATCAAACGAACAGCTTTTTGCTGATCTTCAGATAAAGAAGCAAATGGTTTTTGCCACTTTTCTCTTGAGATTTGATCACGAAGTTCATTATAAGCAGCTACCAGCTCGTTTTGAACCTCAAAGTATACTTTATAAGAAGTATCACCATCATTTTGAACTGAGATAACATGGTTTTTAGTCACCACATAATCACCAAAATAAGGTATTTCCATTGTTACTTTTTCAGGTTTATTGCTATCATTGCTCGGATTAGCAATAAATTCCTTTGCTCTTTCTCTTAGTCTACTAATAGGAATAACTTCACCATTACACATGAGTTCGTTATTTCTATTAATCATAACTGCAAGAATATTTCTCTCCTTAATTTTAACGTCATCGTTAACTTGTTCATTCTCATCTGGCATTGGAGGAAGCTGTCTAGCTAGCCCCATATCAGTATCCATAGATGTAGTGATCAAGAAGAAAATTAGCAATAGGAACGCAATATCTGCTGTAGAACTTGAGTTAATCTCAGGAACCGATCTTTTTCCTTTTGCCATAGTTATTACATTTTAAATTTAAGTGTATTCGTAAATAAATTACGAGAATCTTCTTTTAACGCTACTAAAGATCATAGATGCAATAGTAACTACTAATAAGAAGTAAATAGAGTATAAGAACATATCTGTTAGCTTTAACCAGAATGGAACATTATCTGTACCATCATAGCCCGGTAAAACTAAAGCTTCTTCACTACCACTAAACCATGCAACAACTAAAACTGCAACTAGCAATAACACACCAATTAGTGATTTTATTGCTTTTACTGGATTTTCTTTTAAAGCTGCTCCAAATTGAAACACGAAAGCCAAAACAGTCACAGCAATAGCAGAACCAAGCAATACATACATCAGATATATCAATGCTTCAGTATTTGCTGGGTTAGAAAGTTCAGGAACAACTGGCTCTGCCATCTCTCCACCAAAGTAGAACATTCCTAGAACGATCAAAATAACAGCAAACAATGCATATAAGATATAATATGATATTTTATATGATAATTTCATTGTTTATTAGTTTTTGTATTTCAAGTTATATTTAATGATCAAATCAAGAAGTGTTACAGAAGAATCTTCCATTTCACTTGTAATAGATTCAATCTTAGCAAGAATATAGTTATAGAATACTTGTAAGATAAGAGCTACGATCAAACCAAAGATAGTTGTAATCAAAGCAACTTTCATACCACCAGCAACAACTGTTGGAGAAATATCACCTACTTGTTGAATCTTATCAAACGCCATAACCATACCAAGTACTGTACCTAAGAAACCTAAAGATGGAGCCATCGCGATGAATAGAGTAATCCATGAACAGCCTTTTTCTAGGTAACCAGCTTGTACACCACCGTAAGAAACAATTGATTTTTCTACTACGTCTATACCTTGATCAATTCTCATAAGACCTTGATAGTAAACAGAAGCTACTGGACCTCTAGTATCTCTAGCGATATTTTTTGCTTCTTCTACATCACCTTTTTCAAGTGCTGCTTCAATTGATTCAACGAATTTTTTTGTGTTGATTTCAGCTAAGCTTAGGTAAATGATTCTTTCAATACAGAAAGCTAAACCAATAACTAGAGCGATAGCTACTAAACTCATAAAGAAAGCATCACCTTCAATAAACTTTGTTTTTAATTCTTTGTGAAGGCTACCTTCAACTACGAAATCATCAACAGCTGCGTCTGCTTGAGCAACAGCATCATTTGAAGGAGTTGCTTGTTCAGTTTGAGCCTCTGCAGCATCTTGTGCTTGAGCTAGCTGAGAAGAGCCAAAAGCCATAGCTCCAACAACAGCAACAATTGCAAATAACTTTTTCATTGTGTGTCTAATTTTTAAGATTAATTAATTAATTTAATATTTACTTTTTGTTGATTTAATTTAGTTATCTAATTCGCGGAGAGAGCGGGATTCGAACCCGCGATACACTTTTGGCGTATACACGCTTTCCAGGCGTGCCTCTTCAGCCACTCGAGCATCTCTCCTCTCTTCTGTTTTTCAAAAATTCAATATCCTAAGAGGAAAATGCCCAG is part of the Bacteroides coprosuis DSM 18011 genome and harbors:
- a CDS encoding MotA/TolQ/ExbB proton channel (COGs: COG0811 Biopolymer transport protein~InterPro IPR002898~KEGG: bth:BT_2055 putative biopolymer transport protein~PFAM: MotA/TolQ/ExbB proton channel~SPTR: Putative uncharacterized protein;~IMG reference gene:2504105728~PFAM: MotA/TolQ/ExbB proton channel family) yields the protein MKKLFAIVAVVGAMAFGSSQLAQAQDAAEAQTEQATPSNDAVAQADAAVDDFVVEGSLHKELKTKFIEGDAFFMSLVAIALVIGLAFCIERIIYLSLAEINTKKFVESIEAALEKGDVEEAKNIARDTRGPVASVYYQGLMRIDQGIDVVEKSIVSYGGVQAGYLEKGCSWITLFIAMAPSLGFLGTVLGMVMAFDKIQQVGDISPTVVAGGMKVALITTIFGLIVALILQVFYNYILAKIESITSEMEDSSVTLLDLIIKYNLKYKN
- a CDS encoding Biopolymer transport protein ExbD/TolR (InterPro IPR003400~KEGG: bfs:BF3527 hypothetical protein~PFAM: Biopolymer transport protein ExbD/TolR~SPTR: Putative uncharacterized protein;~IMG reference gene:2504105725~PFAM: Biopolymer transport protein ExbD/TolR; overlaps another CDS with the same product name); this translates as MGKFNKTGKRGMPTLNTSSLPDLIFTLLFFFMIVTTMREVSLKVKFQVPQGTELEKLEKKSLVTFIYIGPPVDRKSGTASRVQINDSFASQEGDIREFVTQERASMNEEDKPLMRVSLKIDGDTKMGIVSDVKTELRQASALKITYSARKKGE
- a CDS encoding hypothetical protein (KEGG: bfs:BF3529 hypothetical protein~SPTR: Putative uncharacterized protein;~IMG reference gene:2504105727), whose protein sequence is MKLSYKISYYILYALFAVILIVLGMFYFGGEMAEPVVPELSNPANTEALIYLMYVLLGSAIAVTVLAFVFQFGAALKENPVKAIKSLIGVLLLVAVLVVAWFSGSEEALVLPGYDGTDNVPFWLKLTDMFLYSIYFLLVVTIASMIFSSVKRRFS
- a CDS encoding Biopolymer transport protein ExbD/TolR (InterPro IPR003400~KEGG: bfs:BF3528 hypothetical protein~PFAM: Biopolymer transport protein ExbD/TolR~SPTR: Putative uncharacterized protein;~IMG reference gene:2504105726~PFAM: Biopolymer transport protein ExbD/TolR; overlaps another CDS with the same product name) yields the protein MAKGKRSVPEINSSSTADIAFLLLIFFLITTSMDTDMGLARQLPPMPDENEQVNDDVKIKERNILAVMINRNNELMCNGEVIPISRLRERAKEFIANPSNDSNKPEKVTMEIPYFGDYVVTKNHVISVQNDGDTSYKVYFEVQNELVAAYNELRDQISREKWQKPFASLSEDQQKAVRLIYPQKISEAVPKTYGGKK